The window CGAGCAGAAACACACCGGCGCTGTGTTTCGTCTGTGTTCTGTCTGACAgtcacagcagaggcagacgACACGGTGCGTTCACTTGCCTCGTCTTTAAAGGACCACGTCTGCGTCTCTGCGCCGCTCTGAACGTGAGGCAGGTTTACGTTTTTAGCCGCAGCTGGTTTTCTCTCAGAATCCGCCGTCAGTGGTGTAATCCATCGCAGTGAGCGTTTTCTCATCCATGTGGAGTCTGAATattcttttctgtcatttatgtcgagcaaaagcaacaaatttgttcattttaaagctggAACATCAAACGTTTCACAGCTGTTAGAATCTTTACTGTCGAGTTATTGACGGTCGGCTGATCTTTGCATCGCACACTAATTACCTCAAGTGATGGAAagtaactcagtacatttactgtagtactgtacttcagtagTTTTTCGGTACTTGTGCtgtagtattttcattttaagctACTTCACACTTCTACGACATTTCAGGGGGAAATTTTGTACTTTTCAGCAGAAACTATGATCCGTTTCTAAAATATGATCCATTGTAATTGATTTCAGACACgtaaactgctgctgtcatgtgaaCGCATCATCATAAAAACCCAGTAACATCGAATATTTAACAGCACTCTGCGTACTGAGTACTTTTGATACTCCTTCCTGTTTGTAGTGTAACGTGTGCTCGCTGTGATGGATTACAGCGTCTGCAGGGAGACTCCAGCTGAAATGAATGGAGGTCAACGGACACGAGGAACAGCAGAAATACCACATGAAGACGTGTGAAATGAAAACCAGGCGGTGGATTTCTGATTTGAATCAAACTGCAGCGGTTTGAGGTTCATGCTGGTCTGATCgatggcttcttcttcttcttcttcttctgctgcgtTTAATGGACGAGCGTCCTCTGACTGGATCACTGACTCCCAGCGGCGGAGGCTGATTATGGAGATCTGAGCCcgtctccaccctcctcacttTAGGCGgtcacaaacagctgatgtgtcCCGGCTTCCCTGAAGGCGTCACAGAGCGGCGATGCTTTCTGTTGGACGGTCGTCCTCCCGCTCAACGTTTCTTTTGCTCTTACCGAGTGGACGATGGTATTTTTTCTCAGACATTCACTCTGTTTTAATCCACGGCTCTTTTCTAGAGATTTCTCTCAAGTactttgtgttcttttcctctgttgaaatttgtatttatatgtttaATAAAACAAGGTATGATCTGCTTCGTGAGGGCTCCTCTTTGGCGTGTTTTGGTGTTACTGGAAGAGCTGAAGGACGGCTGAGAAAGCAGAAAGACGTGTGATTCCAAACTCGCCTTCTCTCTTGAACTGACTCTTCGTTGCATCAGTGAGACTGCAGATTGAGGAAGGATGTGGTCGGAGCAAGTGTCAAACTGAGCGACGTGTGAGTGGCTGAGTACTCGAACGCAACacggctgctgcagagagaaggcGTGGACTTACGAGCAACAACAAACGATGAGTGAattaatgagctgctgctgaaacaggcCTAAAAACCAACCGCAGGATGGAGGTGCAAAGGATCATGGGGCTTTAAAGAGCCTAAGACGTGACTGAAGACCTTATTTTGGTGCTTCAGCATgaacaaagtaaaaatgtcaCCTAGAATcagtcacaggagacattttactaCACTGACAGTACTTCTACTGCTGGTACTTTAACTACATGGACATGCAGTACTTACATTTCATTACAGTTGATTTTACATCAGAGGTCACGAGACGTAAATATTTGGATCCTCTGGTTTAATCATAACGAAGTGTTTGAATTTCAAACGCTGAGTCGTTTTTATATCAAATCTTCATCTCAAACTAAAGGTGTtggataaatgtagtggagtataaAGTACTGTGTCTAAAGTACTGTATCTTCCtctgtagtggagtagaagtataaagtcgCATAAAAAGGGAATATTAAGGAAAGTACTTCAgatgcagtacttgagtaaatgacCACTGAGAATGTAATGAAAGATTTCAGAATGATGAGTCTGAACCATCAGAGTCTTCAGTGAGGAggtgcagctcctcctcctcctccgtgtcACCTCCTGCTTTCATCTTTGCTCATCAGTGTGTCCTTCCTGCCCTCGGCCATGTTTCTGTGAACAGGATGTGCTCTTCTGTTGGTACTGATGTGTTTCCCCTCATGATGCAACGCTCCGGCTCCTGGCCTCCTGCCACACAGCGCTGACAGCTCCACAACACGGAGGAGTCGTGTTACTCTGGAGGCCTAAATATACAACCTCCATACCGAAACAGCTGAGACGCTGAGCGAACCATcaagaaaacagactgtgatcagctgatctgatcctctctgacacaaactgacctgaaatcagctcaaagtcaatatatttaatgttcttcctcatcagcttcactgatttctgtaaatatctcttattgtgaatctgatgcagcaacacgtttcacagactgaaagatgtggaacgctccaaaaacacctgtttggaacattccacaggtaaacaggctgattgacaggtgagagcatcacgactgggtatgaaaggggcgtcctggaaagactcgatcacagaggatggaggttcaccactttgtgaacacatgaaggatgaaggagatgaacacatgaactcagtgAACAGCAAAACCCAAGAAAGTCTCAAACCAgcagtgaatgtgtgtcagCCTGATTTTGCAGCTCCATCACtgttcatcaccatgaacacacacacacacacacacacacacactgtagactcacacacaccgccctgcactcactgcagcaccacctgTGGATTCATCCACAGATGAAAATAGTCCCCACACGAGCCTGTTTGTCTGAGAAAACCTGCACTGAGCAGCTGTCTGAGGAAGTGACTGAAGCCTTTAACCATGAAACTGAACACGTGTGAGGTGTTTtcaaagatttacatcttcaggaGGAACCaatgagccacagacaggaagtcagacagtgctgagagacggacagacgTGTTGGTTTGGGTCTTCTCGTGGGATTTGTTGTGAACAGAATAACAGACTCATAAACCCAGACGTCTGAAGTTTAAACTTAGAAACCCTTGGCAGGCATCTGATCCTGGTGCTGAAAGGTTTCATGTTTGCCGTTTGAGTCCCACTGTGTGGACAAATGCTCTGAagcaacaggaagtgatcaaaTTTACACTCAAGTTTATTCATTATTACTGATGTAATTATTAATAACAACAATATTTAAAGTGGCTGATCACAGAAACTTCATTCAGACGGGTGATTTGTGGGACATGTGGTGcataaagtgaaaataaaagcgagtggagctgcaggagtTAATTACATACACTAACAGCTTTGTGGCGCCCCCTACGGGCCGGCCGGCTCGTCAGCGTGAGGCCCGGCGCTGCTCTCTGCGGCGGCTGAAGCCTGAGTGACGGAGCTCTGAGACGTGCAGCCCAGAGTGGACACGGGCCAGTCCCGACCCGAGCTGCTGGAGGCTGGACAGAAGGGGGGGAATTAGGTGAGACGGGCGGGGGTCACCTGGTGCAGAATGATGTCATGGCTGAAGGTGACGTGTCAGCACCTTCACACTTCAAATATCTGCTCAGATGAAGATTTCTTTATGGACGTAAACGCTGCCTCTCACTCAGTctgatgtttgatttttatttttctatgttCGGTTGTTTTGTAGCCATGCGAGCTGCATGTTCGAGGACAGATGGATGGCCATGACCTTCATTCATCGTCCCTGAGAAACATTTCTGGCACATCCAGGAGTCTGAGAGACAGTTTAGCGCTCTGACAGCTGAAGAAATGACGAGTTTGACTGCTATGAATTGCACAAACTGCTCGTTAGCTCAGTAAATGATCGGTTTTATGTGTCAGCCTTACTTTTAATAACACCTTCACCTGTGTGAGACTCACCTGAGCGGCTGCACGGGACGCTCTTGGCACTGTGATGGTGAAGAAGCGGAGCGCCGTGTCCCACCTCCGGAGACGCGGCGGGTCTGTGAGACGGGGAGCACCTGGCTTTGTCTTTGGTTTTGCTCACACCTGCAGCCATCAGAGCACAGGGACAGAGACCAGGGTTAACGAGCGCCACCTCAAACCGTCCAATCACACTTGTTGTCATAAATcctgtctgacagcagagacagctgtggATTCACTTGTTCAGGTTCAAGGCCGACACAGCCTCCAGCAGGCGGCCGGAGCAGCTGACAGCTCATATGATAGCCGGACTCACACTGCAGGAGTTTCACCTTCCTGATAACCGCAGGAGAAACCTGGTCTGGGACCCTGGTGGGCACTGATGTTTGGCCCAGTCTGGCCCAGTGGTGATGTGAGGGGGTCCATCCTGCAGCCTGTGTTGCACCATTATTTTCAGACCTTGTGTTTGTTGCTTGTTGGAGATTAAAGAAAAGAACGTGTGAAGTTTCTCCTGATGTGTGTGAAACTCCTGTTGTCTGAGCCAGACTCGACCTCAACACATTTCCCTTCATGGCGGAGGACGAGGAcgttcaaacagaaaaaaaattaccGTCTTTGGTGGAGATTGTAGGCAGTTTGGTTTCTGTATTCCTCATAGCAGATGCGTTCAGGCGACCTTTGTAAATATGCCCATCCAGTCCAACGATATCAACCTCCTCTGCCTACccagtcatcacacacacacacacacacacacacacacacacacacacacacacacacacagggacagagtACTCAGTTGAAGTCAAAGTACAGAAGTCTGATCATTACTCAAAGTATCACAGTGCGGCTCATATCTGCAGGTGCTCGGCCTGAATACTGGGACTTCACATCAGAGCAGAAGATGGATGAAGTCTTCTCTGTCCTACCTGAATCAAACCGTCCACCTCGGGCTGGGTGTGGAGCTTCATGGGCTGCAGGCCGGAGCGGCGCTGGCTGGCGGAGGTGACCGTGTGACTCCCCCCGCAGCTCCGCGACACCGTCAGGTGACTGCAGTCCGTCAGCTCAGAGATGCGCTCGCTGCTCGGTCACAGAGAAACACGAAGTCTTTATTCAGccaatttttcttttatttgtcctaattgttttctttgctctctgctgcttcctcctccatcgTAATGAAAGTTGTCATGAGCTTTAAACCACGGATCAGCTGCAGGAAAACCACAATCACGACCTGAGAATGATGACTGATTTTAATTATCGACACAGACAAGTAAACTACTTCAACGTCACCCTGAACGTCATCAGGCTGCCAACAGAAAGCATGAAGCTCAGATCACATCGGTCCAGCTGTTAAACACCTGCCAGGTGTCACTGTGAAGTGTCTGTGTGGAGGTAGATCACAGGAGGACCAGCGAGTCCACAGAAATCCGCATGCAGCTGGTGCTCTAATCAGTTCTACCTGCACCCACACCTGCGTTAAAAACCAGCGATCAGTGCAGGTCACACTGAAATCAGCCCACCTCCCTCAGAGACATAAATcctgtccacctgtgtgtcttGAAGGTACACCTGTATGACATCACCACTTCCACAGAGGCTCTGTTCACGGTCCTCTTTGTCTGGATTTCTTCAGCTTTGACACTTGTGTGCCACCTGCtggtgaacaggtgaacagcAGGCGAAGTGCAGGTAACTGCTCGCTCACCTCCTGTAGTGCTGTCGAAACTGCTCCAGAGCGTAAACAGTGAACGGCCTGATGGACTTGTGTGCAGGGAAGCCAGGACTGGAAGGCAGCTTCACCAAATGCCTTTTATTGGCCAAAGacgagacacaaacacagcagagcagacgaGCTCAGAGAGAAGCTTTGTGACGTTTAGGGCATAAAgtcattataaaataaaaataaacaaatgcaacagcGGAAATATAAACAGCAGTTAACTctggatgcacacacagtgtgtaaatCTGAAGACAGAAATCAGGATATCGTGGGAATAAACGGTCACGGTCAGCACTGACTCACGGTGTGGAGGTGTACTTGACCACAGGCCGGTCACAGGACAGGCAGTGAAATCTGTCCACGAGCTGtctggagacaaacacagagagacgtCACAGTCCTTCATGTTCGCTGTGTGTAGAGTCCAAGTTAGCGAGTGACGTGCAGACGTACTTCCTTAAAGCTGCGGCGTCCTCGTGCTCCGGAGCTCCCTGCGCCTGCAGCTTCTCGTGGATGTTCCTCCAGCGACcctccagctgcttcttcaCAGAGTCCAACTCGATCCTGTTCAactgcagtgagagcagaggtCAAACGCCACGTCACAGGTCATCACAGTTCACTCCCGTCGGCCGCGGGGACGTCTGAACAGTATCTACCTTACACTCCATCTCGGTGGAGAGCCTGTCGACGACCTTGTGCCAGTCCTGCTCCTGGCCGCTCACCTTGTTCAGCAGCTCGTGGAACATGGCGCTGAGCTGCTCCGTCACAGAGTCGAACTGCAGACGGCTCACTTTGCTCTCCAGAGCGCATTTATCTGCTTTCTTCAGACGTGGAGAGACAACAACAAGTTCAGGATCTGAAGACTCGAGCTGCGAGGGTCGAACACGAGACAAGAGCCAAAACCTGCTCAgcagacaaacatcagcatttcACAGCTGCCACGCGCCACAGTGTCTCTGAGCAGGTGATATCACGGGACACAGCTGTGACTCAGGTGACACATTCAGATACGATCCTAAAGCACAGTGTGATGAATCTGTTCTTAAATGGTCGAACATCACACgctgcacacatgcaggcctgtgtttccactgcagctcatGATGCTCACCAAGACGCCTCCCTCCATCGACCAATGAGTGGCTGCCTCTGCCGCTGATATGGACTCTGTATTTTGCACATATCTGTGCAGACCTGTCTGACTGCTGGTTTTCTCAGAATTCATTCTTCTGTAagttcacatgaacacactcacgATCTCACTCTCAACCATCTGCTTGTCagccttcttctcctccagctcctccgtcGTTTTGTAAAGCTCCTGCAGAAATGAGAGCTCAACAGTAATATTAAGCAATAATTACGAGGAGCgaagagcaggaaaaaacagattTCTGGTGCACATAGTTTAATTTTCAGACTTTCCTCGAGTCATTGTTTCACTTTTCAGGACTCAAACATGTCGACACTTGTTCAGTTTAACAGGACAAAAGCCAACAGATGTAAGTAGCGCTTGTGCATACGGTCAGTATCATTACTACAAACACCTTCTCAGAGAGACAAAATCTTAACGGGTGTCATTACACATTTTGAAAAGGCAAAGACAgtaaagaagcagaaagaaaacagagcaggtGAAAGCAGCTCATCTGCTCACCTCCATGaagctctgcctctgtctgctgtcctcgTGCAGGAACCTGGTGGCTTCATGCAGTTTCTCACACTCTGCTTGAAGCTGCAACATGGCCTTCTGCACGTCGCTCAGCAGCTCCACGTTCTGAGGGAGggacgcacacacgcacacacgcacacacacacacacacacacacacacacacacacacgggttgCACATGTGCACTTCAGGGAACATCAGGCTGTAAAACACCGTCTGCTGTTTCTTACCTGAACAGTCACAACAAACCTCAGACACACGTTTGTTTGTGATGactctcagtcatccaggtcaaaCAGAAGAGGTCTCACACGGCGGCCGTGTGGACTAACGACCCACATGTGACCTCAACGACTCTCAAGGTGTGACTGATGCAGGAGCTTAAACACCTGGGACTCCTCTGGAGTCttagtttatgtgtgtgctgacGGTTCAACCTTGGAGGTGTGTATTATACCTGTAATCTAGGAATATCAGAAATGGATTTCCATCCTTcaaacatctgtctgtgtcaggtCACCTCAGGTTTTACATTATagatggacagactgatgaTCTGCTCAGGGCAGACCCCAGTCTGATCAGGATCAACAGGTAGAGGAAATGACAGGTCTGCCAGTGTCTTGGCAAACACATCAAGTTTGGGCAACAGTAACAGAGTCTACAGTATTTCTCTCCAGGCCAGAGCTCATTACAGTGGGTTGATTAGAGGTGGTCCTGACAGTAAACTGGGTGAATCAGCTCTGAATCCACACACATCTGCCTCTGGTTAACCAAACCGTCTCCTGGTCCTCGGTTAGTTTGCCTTCATGTCCTTCAGGGCTCCTGTTCTGCCTCCAGTGTGCTGTAAATATCTCTGTTAAAATAACTAACATGGAAGTCAGACTtcatcaccagctgctgcagtgttccTCTGAGCGTGTTTAACCCAAAGGATTTCATGAGGGGAAACGTGAAATGAGCTATTAACTAATAAAAGCTGGGATTTGATGTCAGCGTAGACATACGTCTGCATGTGCCTGTACCTGATCTGCTGTCTGAGCTCATCAAAGGCTCTGCTGTCTGAATCTTGTTCACTGAATTCAGAAACATGTCCTCAAACTGTCCAGCTTTGGACAGACACAAAAGCGATTTGTTCGTCTCACCAACCTTCTCCCGCTCACTCGTCAGGTCGTCTATCAACGCTCTCTGCTGGTTCAGTCGATCCATCAGGTTACTCGACGGATCCCGTGAACCTAAATGTACGACGTGAGGACACAGGAAAAAGCCTGTATTTGCTCTCTTGCAGATGCAGAAGATTGATGCCAATTTCCTgttgtatggtaaatatgaagctacagcaggcagactgttagcttagcttagcacaaagactggaaacaggaggaaacagctagcctggctgtgtccaaaGGAAACGAAATGTGCGATCAGGTGATTTAACGTTACCTTGGTTGGTGATGAGCTCTCTGAGGTGTGTCAGCTGTGACTGGTCCACCTTTCCTTCTTCCAGCGCCACAACACGAGCTTCT of the Chaetodon auriga isolate fChaAug3 chromosome 16, fChaAug3.hap1, whole genome shotgun sequence genome contains:
- the LOC143333468 gene encoding uncharacterized protein LOC143333468, producing the protein MRNTETKLPTISTKDGVSKTKDKARCSPSHRPAASPEVGHGAPLLHHHSAKSVPCSRSASSSSGRDWPVSTLGCTSQSSVTQASAAAESSAGPHADEPAGP